Proteins from a single region of Argopecten irradians isolate NY chromosome 7, Ai_NY, whole genome shotgun sequence:
- the LOC138327427 gene encoding heat shock 70 kDa protein 12A-like isoform X2, whose protein sequence is MATSKKTKSLKSNPKTGYKAPVCLDTARLGIQKRNMKDTPYILSAAIDFGTTFSGYAFSTQYEYKQSPLKVSNMTWTAGSGNLMSLKTSTCILFSPNGNFHSFGFDAEDKYADLLDNQKHHSWYFFRRFKMSLYEQENISRTMTIRDQNGKEMLAMKVFSSSIQFLKDHLLAKCKERGTEVFMSDIRWVLTMPAIWSDKAKQFMRESAEKAGIPGAQLVMALEAEAAALYCKYLPVSDLAVGQAGNVSIFKPGAKYMVLDMGGGTVDITVHQVEEGLQLKEIHMANGGDWGGTMVDIEFENLLTDILGPEVFNKFKREQVSDLLELQRSFETKKRCIHSASDSKITFTLPCSLLDIFEEINQGTSVEEKVANNKDYANNLTWKNDKLRMKSEIAKKLFEPSLRKILDHVTDLLQKPDVADIDAIILVGGFSECPILQSEISKRFANKRLVIPNQAGLAVLTGAVINGHELEAVTERISRLTYGVDAISTFIPGLHDPRLMMIGEDGVVHCRGVFSIHVRAGETVPVGLSCQPQQYVVMEKDQKRLPVRLYTTEDPNPIYVIEEGATSIGELIVDMPDTTKGLNRGVDVVLTFGGAEIEVKALDMHTQKEFNAYFNFLG, encoded by the exons ATGGCAACTTCTAAGAAGACAAAATCCCTCAAGTCTAATCCCAAGACGGGCTACAAAGCACCAGTATGTCTGGATACTGCCCGGCTAGGTATACAG AAGAGAAACATGAAGGATACACCTTACATCCTGTCTGCTGCTATCGACTTTGGGACCACTTTTTCTGGCTATGCTTTTTCAacacaatatgaatataaaCAGTCTCCACTAAAGGTTTCCAATATGACTTGGACTGCGGGATCCGGAAACCTCATGTCACTTAAGACGTCCACGTGCATACTGTTTTCACCTAATGGTAATTTTCACTCATTCGGATTCGACGCAGAGGATAAATATGCCGATCTGCTCGACAACCAGAaacatcactcttggtactTTTTTCGGCGATTCAAAATGAGTCTTTACGAACAGGAg AACATATCGCGAACAATGACAATACGAGATCAAAACGGAAAGGAGATGCTGGCGATGAAGGTGTTTTCCAGCTCTATCCAATTCCTGAAAGACCATTTACTGGCAAAATGTAAGGAGAGAGGAACAGAGGTGTTTATGTCGGATATTCGCTGGGTACTGACCATGCCAGCCATCTGGAGCGATAAGGCCAAACAGTTCATGAGAGAATCTGCTGAAAAG GCAGGCATTCCTGGTGCACAACTTGTGATGGCGTTAGAGGCTGAGGCTGCCGCTCTGTACTGTAAATACCTTCCTGTCAGCGATCTGGCTGTAGGACAGGCCGGCAATGTGTCTATCTTCAAACCAGGAGCCAAGTACATGGTACTGGACATGGGAG GAGGAACAGTGGATATCACAGTTCACCAGGTTGAGGAAGGGCTTCAGTTAAAGGAAATCCATATGGCCAACGGTGGGGACTGGGGAGGAACAATGGTGGACATAGAGTTCGAAAACTTACTGACCGACATCTTGGGTCCGGAGGTATTTAATAAATTCAAACGTGAACAGGTATCGGACCTTTTAGAACTTCAGAGGTCTTTCGAAACCAAAAAGAGATGCATTCATTCTGCATCTGATTCGAAAATAACGTTTACACTTCCTTGTAGTTTGCTTGACATCTTTGAGGAGATCAATCAGGGGACATCCGTAGAAGAGAAGGTGGCAAACAACAAAGATTACGCAAACAACCTGACGTGGAAAAATGACAAATTACGTATGAAATCGGAGATTGCCAAAAAACTGTTCGAACCATCCCTACGGAAAATCTTGGACCATGTAACGGATCTACTTCAAAAACCGGATGTAGCGGACATAGACGCTATCATTCTGGTAGGTGGATTTTCCGAATGTCCCATTCTACAGAGTGAAATATCCAAGAGATTTGCAAACAAGAGACTGGTCATACCAAATCAAGCTGGTCTTGCTGTCCTCACTGGTGCGGTCATTAATGGACATGAACTCGAGGCCGTTACCGAAAGGATCAGCCGACTTACCTATGGTGTTGATGCGATTAGCACATTCATACCAGGACTGCATGACCCACGATTGATGATGATAGGAGAAGATGGAGTTGTCCACTGTCGTGGGGTATTTTCTATACACGTTCGTGCCGGTGAAACAGTACCTGTTGGTCTGAGCTGCCAGCCACAGCAATACGTTGTAATGGAAAAGGATCAAAAGCGGCTGCCAGTGAGACTATACACCACTGAAGATCCTAACCCAATATATGTTATAGAAGAGGGGGCTACGAGTATCGGGGAGTTGATAGTGGATATGCCCGACACCACCAAAGGTTTGAATCGTGGGGTGGATGTGGTTTTAACGTTTGGTGGTGCAGAGATCGAAGTAAAGGCTCTGGATATGCATACACAGAAGGAGTTTAATGCGTATTTTAACTTTCTGGGATAG
- the LOC138327427 gene encoding heat shock 70 kDa protein 12A-like isoform X1: MLAMKVFTAVIQHLKGQLLETCEVKKVEVFSSDVRWVLTLPAIWSDRSKQFMRECAQQKRNMKDTPYILSAAIDFGTTFSGYAFSTQYEYKQSPLKVSNMTWTAGSGNLMSLKTSTCILFSPNGNFHSFGFDAEDKYADLLDNQKHHSWYFFRRFKMSLYEQENISRTMTIRDQNGKEMLAMKVFSSSIQFLKDHLLAKCKERGTEVFMSDIRWVLTMPAIWSDKAKQFMRESAEKAGIPGAQLVMALEAEAAALYCKYLPVSDLAVGQAGNVSIFKPGAKYMVLDMGGGTVDITVHQVEEGLQLKEIHMANGGDWGGTMVDIEFENLLTDILGPEVFNKFKREQVSDLLELQRSFETKKRCIHSASDSKITFTLPCSLLDIFEEINQGTSVEEKVANNKDYANNLTWKNDKLRMKSEIAKKLFEPSLRKILDHVTDLLQKPDVADIDAIILVGGFSECPILQSEISKRFANKRLVIPNQAGLAVLTGAVINGHELEAVTERISRLTYGVDAISTFIPGLHDPRLMMIGEDGVVHCRGVFSIHVRAGETVPVGLSCQPQQYVVMEKDQKRLPVRLYTTEDPNPIYVIEEGATSIGELIVDMPDTTKGLNRGVDVVLTFGGAEIEVKALDMHTQKEFNAYFNFLG, from the exons ATGTTGGCTATGAAAGTGTTCACGGCTGTCATCCAACACTTGAAGGGCCAATTGTTAGAGACATGCGAGGTCAAGAAGGTGGAGGTATTTTCGTCAGATGTCCGCTGGGTCCTAACCCTGCCCGCTATATGGAGTGACAGATCAAAGCAGTTTATGAGGGAGTGTGCACAACAG AAGAGAAACATGAAGGATACACCTTACATCCTGTCTGCTGCTATCGACTTTGGGACCACTTTTTCTGGCTATGCTTTTTCAacacaatatgaatataaaCAGTCTCCACTAAAGGTTTCCAATATGACTTGGACTGCGGGATCCGGAAACCTCATGTCACTTAAGACGTCCACGTGCATACTGTTTTCACCTAATGGTAATTTTCACTCATTCGGATTCGACGCAGAGGATAAATATGCCGATCTGCTCGACAACCAGAaacatcactcttggtactTTTTTCGGCGATTCAAAATGAGTCTTTACGAACAGGAg AACATATCGCGAACAATGACAATACGAGATCAAAACGGAAAGGAGATGCTGGCGATGAAGGTGTTTTCCAGCTCTATCCAATTCCTGAAAGACCATTTACTGGCAAAATGTAAGGAGAGAGGAACAGAGGTGTTTATGTCGGATATTCGCTGGGTACTGACCATGCCAGCCATCTGGAGCGATAAGGCCAAACAGTTCATGAGAGAATCTGCTGAAAAG GCAGGCATTCCTGGTGCACAACTTGTGATGGCGTTAGAGGCTGAGGCTGCCGCTCTGTACTGTAAATACCTTCCTGTCAGCGATCTGGCTGTAGGACAGGCCGGCAATGTGTCTATCTTCAAACCAGGAGCCAAGTACATGGTACTGGACATGGGAG GAGGAACAGTGGATATCACAGTTCACCAGGTTGAGGAAGGGCTTCAGTTAAAGGAAATCCATATGGCCAACGGTGGGGACTGGGGAGGAACAATGGTGGACATAGAGTTCGAAAACTTACTGACCGACATCTTGGGTCCGGAGGTATTTAATAAATTCAAACGTGAACAGGTATCGGACCTTTTAGAACTTCAGAGGTCTTTCGAAACCAAAAAGAGATGCATTCATTCTGCATCTGATTCGAAAATAACGTTTACACTTCCTTGTAGTTTGCTTGACATCTTTGAGGAGATCAATCAGGGGACATCCGTAGAAGAGAAGGTGGCAAACAACAAAGATTACGCAAACAACCTGACGTGGAAAAATGACAAATTACGTATGAAATCGGAGATTGCCAAAAAACTGTTCGAACCATCCCTACGGAAAATCTTGGACCATGTAACGGATCTACTTCAAAAACCGGATGTAGCGGACATAGACGCTATCATTCTGGTAGGTGGATTTTCCGAATGTCCCATTCTACAGAGTGAAATATCCAAGAGATTTGCAAACAAGAGACTGGTCATACCAAATCAAGCTGGTCTTGCTGTCCTCACTGGTGCGGTCATTAATGGACATGAACTCGAGGCCGTTACCGAAAGGATCAGCCGACTTACCTATGGTGTTGATGCGATTAGCACATTCATACCAGGACTGCATGACCCACGATTGATGATGATAGGAGAAGATGGAGTTGTCCACTGTCGTGGGGTATTTTCTATACACGTTCGTGCCGGTGAAACAGTACCTGTTGGTCTGAGCTGCCAGCCACAGCAATACGTTGTAATGGAAAAGGATCAAAAGCGGCTGCCAGTGAGACTATACACCACTGAAGATCCTAACCCAATATATGTTATAGAAGAGGGGGCTACGAGTATCGGGGAGTTGATAGTGGATATGCCCGACACCACCAAAGGTTTGAATCGTGGGGTGGATGTGGTTTTAACGTTTGGTGGTGCAGAGATCGAAGTAAAGGCTCTGGATATGCATACACAGAAGGAGTTTAATGCGTATTTTAACTTTCTGGGATAG